The window TGTTGCTGCCAATAAAAATCCCCGTACTTATTTTAATTATAAGCAAAAAGAGGTTGCTTGTAACTATTTTTTTAGCGATGGCTTGCTGCTTACCGGCTATGCCGATATCACAAAGTTTGCACACGAAATAGAAAATAAATTAGGTGTAAACAAAAATGTAATTATCAATTACTTTAATAAGTCAAAAATGAAGTACCAGCGTGTTGGTAATTTATTTATGACTCATTCGTTGCATAAGTTATCTACTTGGCTAAGTAGTAAAGTGCTAGTTGCGCTTTCACATATTTATTCCTTCGATTTGCTTAATACAATGAATGGGGTAAATGTGCGTGAGCTAAAGAATGATAAATTGATACAGTTGTTTAATAGGTACGCAACATATAATGGTTCTAATCCATATAGCGCACCGGGATTACTTACGCTTATTCCTCATTTAGAGCACGGTATTGGAACATTTATTCCGGAAGGAGGGATGCAACAAATTCCCGAATCACTTTATAAGCTTTGTATTGATTTAGGTGTAACGTTTCATTTTAATTCGCCAGTAGATAAAATAATTCTTAATGGGAGTAGGGCTTCCGGGGTTATTTCTAAGCAACAGCATTTTGATTTTGATATGGTAGTTTGCAATAGCGATATAGCTAATGCCTATAAGAAATTAATACCTGAGTTAAAAAAATCAAAAACTATTGCAACGCAAGAGCGATCTAGTAGCGCATTGATTTTTTATTGGGGAATAAATAAAAGATTTTCTCAACTCGATTTGCACAATATTTTGTTCAGCTCTAATTATAAAGAAGAGTTCGATTGTATGTTTGCTAAACAAGAAGTCTATCAAGACCCTACAGTATATATAAACATATCATCGAAAGAAATAACCGGAGATGCTCCTGTGGGTGCCGAAAATTGGTTTGTAATGATAAACATGCCGGCTAATAAAGGCTATTATACTGATGAGGTGCAGCGAAAGGCAAGAGCCTTTATTATAAAAAAGATTAACACACTACTTTCAACAGATATTGAAAAATACATCATTGTTGAAGATGTGTTAACTCCCGTGTCTATAGAAAGTAAAACAGGTAGTTTGCATGGCTCGTTGTATGGTACTGCTAGTAATACAAAAATGTCAGCATTTAGCAGACACGCTAATTTTTCTACTGAGGTAAATAATTTATTTTTTTGTGGTGGAAGTGTGCATCCTGGAGGAGGAATTCCACTTTGCTTAAATAGTGCTAAAATTGTAAGTGAACTAATAGCAGATGTTAATTAACAGAATATCTATACTTGTAATAATTATATTCCATTTGGTTGGGCTTGTTGGAATTTTGTTTTTTGATAGAGCGTATTTTATTTCTCTTACACCATTAAATTTACTTATTACGCTGTGTTTTTTTTTAGTTGCAGAATTGCGTTCTAAAGCTCGTTTAGATAGGAACAATTGGCTAATTATGTCTATTGCCATAGCAGTTTTGGGGTATTTAGTAGAATTAATTGGGGTAAAAACGGGTAGCATATTTGGTCAGTATCAGTATGGCGAAACGCTTGGGGCAAAACTTTTAGATGTTCCGCTTGTTATTGGAGTGAATTGGTGTTTGTTACTAATTGGTAGTGCGAGCGTTGCTAATAAATACAAAAATTATTGGGTCAAATTGTTTGTTGGTGCTTCATTGATGGTAGCGTTGGATTTGTTGATTGAACCAATTGCTGTCTCATTTAATTATTGGAGTTGGGCAGGAAATACAATACCAATTCAGAACTATGTTGCTTGGTGGATTGTTTCATTTATATTATTGGCTTTGGTTT is drawn from Bacteroidota bacterium and contains these coding sequences:
- the crtI gene encoding phytoene desaturase, with protein sequence MKQKSKKVCIVGSGIAGLACAARLAAKGYAVACFEANSYYGGKLTSFEKDGFRFDAGPSLFTMPQLVDDVFVAANKNPRTYFNYKQKEVACNYFFSDGLLLTGYADITKFAHEIENKLGVNKNVIINYFNKSKMKYQRVGNLFMTHSLHKLSTWLSSKVLVALSHIYSFDLLNTMNGVNVRELKNDKLIQLFNRYATYNGSNPYSAPGLLTLIPHLEHGIGTFIPEGGMQQIPESLYKLCIDLGVTFHFNSPVDKIILNGSRASGVISKQQHFDFDMVVCNSDIANAYKKLIPELKKSKTIATQERSSSALIFYWGINKRFSQLDLHNILFSSNYKEEFDCMFAKQEVYQDPTVYINISSKEITGDAPVGAENWFVMINMPANKGYYTDEVQRKARAFIIKKINTLLSTDIEKYIIVEDVLTPVSIESKTGSLHGSLYGTASNTKMSAFSRHANFSTEVNNLFFCGGSVHPGGGIPLCLNSAKIVSELIADVN
- a CDS encoding carotenoid biosynthesis protein, with translation MLINRISILVIIIFHLVGLVGILFFDRAYFISLTPLNLLITLCFFLVAELRSKARLDRNNWLIMSIAIAVLGYLVELIGVKTGSIFGQYQYGETLGAKLLDVPLVIGVNWCLLLIGSASVANKYKNYWVKLFVGASLMVALDLLIEPIAVSFNYWSWAGNTIPIQNYVAWWIVSFILLALVFKMNSYITSKVGEWIYLIQVIFFSLLNLML